The Montipora foliosa isolate CH-2021 unplaced genomic scaffold, ASM3666993v2 scaffold_420, whole genome shotgun sequence genome includes the window aatacccggggaaaaaccctcagagtcaggTTCACAGTGACTGAAATTCGGCACATATACGATCCATCACAGAGGTGGTAGGGGCGATTGATGGCCAGAATGCCAGCGTGATTCCCCAAAGCGCACAGCACGGGGATATAGTCACTCATCCAAGTATTACTGGGTTCAAAATAATATCAGCTTGTACACAGCTTTTTGGTAAGGCTCGTTTTTACCTGGCTGTCAACAATGAATGAGCATGCATTCTCAATAGTCAACAACATGATTTATTACAATACTTCAAGGAGTTAAACATGGAATGCATTGCGGGAAACTATATCAAACGTGTATTTGGGAAATCAATCTAATCACGAACTTGAAAGGCAGCGATGCACATTCTATGAataactttttttcattttccgcGATTTGCGTGTGTgtattaccagaaacccataagggttgaaacgtctaacgcgcgttcacagcttccgaatattcagtgctaagtaccatatttggaaacccctcacAAGCCGCGGCGGTTTAAAATAGTATAGAAGGACCTATAGTCTCCCTTCCGCTTCGTGTGGTTTGTCATTCTAGGCAGGCCAAATGCTCTCAGACGTGCCGGCAGGGTTTCACTGAAGAGAACACATACGGGACAACGACAATAGAGGCACATCTCATGCGCGACAGTTGCGTGAGCTTCATCGATGTGCGGAGGATTTTGTGGTCTGGTCTCGATCTCTTGTCTAATGAGCTCACGCTGCAGCTCGACACATGTTGCTGCTGTATTTTCTGCGGATTCGTTTTCTTCGGAAACtgtcaaagaaagaaaatatattgaTGCGTGACAACATAACCATAAGCGATTAGCCGATACCAAAGGACATCGTTCGAGAACGTTGCAAATGGCGGGTAAAATTGTTTCAGCAAACTAAATATGCTAAGAAACGACTTTTTAACTAGAAGAAAAAGGCATACAAGTTAGATTAAAAAGTCTGATCCAAGTTATGGTGCTGAAATATTTATCCGGTGCTTTGCAAGTTCCGGATCATTGGAAACGGGGACAATGCACTTTTATGCTTCACGCTCAAACAGAGAATTAATATCCCTCTGGGATCGGACTCGAAATTACAAATAGAACAATTATTTGCATAGACATTGCAAATACTAGGACAATATCAGTTTACAATCCTGTTGTAAATATGATTCCTTGAAAATCAGACTTACCTGGCGTTGGATTTTTCTTGCGTGGTTTCTCCACACGAACGATCTCCCCGTTGTTCACGGTAAGCCAATCGGTAAGCTCCTCGATTAGAGATTCGTCCAATAAAGTAGTAATCTGCGAAGTACTACCTGGTGTTAGATataaatatttaatatttatggCAAGTAAAGAGAGCAAAGACACTACAATTCACTTACAGCTTACCTTTCTTGAATTCAAAtcgcccgccattttgaatttgacCCGCGCACGTCAACTGTGACTGACAAATGAGCCTCGATCTTCCCAGGGAagacttacatacatacatacatacatacatacatctttatttacaatGCAGGTTAAATGTGTTGGCAAGACCGAagtcctgatgtggacctgcctaaCTACAGCTAATTAAATACAATcacattaaaatataaaaataaatttaggaaaacaaagtgtaagtttcttcttaattacaataaaattagataaattaaatacaaaacaTAGATAATAAATTCGtatctaaaaatataaaaagtcATTATTTTTCATAGAAACACAGCAGGAACCTCTGGCAAAATTTATACCATTCAGAAGATGCTTGTTCGCCTTAAGTCCAATCTTAAACGATCTTAAGTTTGCACATTCCTTGACATGATACGGAAGAAGATTCCATGCCAAGGCAGCCCTGTGTTTAAAAGAAGACCTGCCAATTTCAGATCTTGGTCTTGGCACTTCTAAATTTAGAGAATTCCTTAAGCTgtaatttgtttttaccttagaaattaaaatgtttaGATCTTCCGTATTTAAACTATGATAAGATTGATAGGTCAGAACCAGCAGTCTCTTAACATAATACAAAGAAATGGGATTCCATTGCCTCAATTTCTTGATCTCATCTGCTGAAGTGGTCATAGGTAGCTTACAAACAACCCTAATTGCTCTCATATGAATACGTTCAATATCCTCCATAAGTGACAGGGAAACAGAACCCCAGACAACAATATTATATACTACACTAGGAATAATTGAGTTAAAATAAATAGATTCCAAGGTGGACTGAGGCAGGAATTTGATTCGTTTCAGAACAGCCAATTTCTTATTAAATAAACTACAAACATTTCTAATATGATCCTGCCAAGATAACTTATTGTCAATAGTTAAGCCAAGACACTTAGATGAAGACTTGAACTTGATGGTCTTGGTGCCGTATCTTAAAGCTGGCAGAGGGCCTATAAAGATTGATCTAGATACTATCATTGCTTCAGTCTTTGATTCATGAGCAATTAGTCTGTTGGCTGCACACCACATGTGTAGCTGAGATAGAATACATTGAAGTGAAGAGATGACCGTACCTGTATCCTTACCAATAGTATAAACTgtggtgtcatcagcaaacatataGAGATTACCATAAGATATAAATTCTGGCAAGTCATTAACACATATTGAGAACAATCTAGGCCCCAGGATGGACCCTTGGGGCACTCCATACTTCACAAGTTGAAGGGCAGATTTCTTTCCAGagatctggacaactgatttcGGTTTGACAAATAGTTGGCAAgccaagaaaaaagagaaccCGATATTCCAGTGGCTTTCAGTTTTTCTAACAGGATTGAATGGTTTACAGAGTCAAAAGCTTTGCGGAAGTCAACAAATAGTACTCCCACTACCAGACCTTGATCGAGAGCTGACTTCCAAGTTTCTGTCATATGAAGCAAGAGACCCTCAGTTGAACGATTTTTTCTGAAACCCCACTGATTACGGCTTAATAAGTTGTGGGACTGTAAATGGTCATTTATGGAATTGCAAACCACAGCCTCAAGAATTTTTCCAGGTATGCTAAGCAGAGAAATCGGTCTGTAATTGTTCACGTCACATGGTTTGCCTTTCTTGAACACAGGAGTGACACGAGATAGTTTCCAATCACGTGGGAAGGAGGCACTAGTCAAGCTTCCTTATATAGCGCGCCTTCGTGTTTAAGTACATGTGTCACGCAATAGTACTTGCTCGACGTTCAAATCGATTAATTGAAAACAGAACAAACTAGCGCATATTGAAACATCTTCCCCCTTATAAAAAAGTAAGAAGCTAATACGGTACGACAAAAATGGAAAACTACTGATCATAAAAATAACTAGCTTTCGCAAAACAAAATAAGCGAATAATGTCCAAATGTAacgcaaaatgttttttttttttttttaacacacgAAGTCTGCAAATCTTGCTGGCCGCTTAATATCTCGGGGGCTTGTTCTTCGCACTACTGGGCTTGAAGCAGGGGTAGCTGCAGCTGCTGGGCTTATGTAGCTTTCTGAAGTAGACTGTGATACAGGTTATGGTACACAGGGGCATGGCGTTTCCCGTTTGCAGTTGGctgtaaacgtcatgcttaacccCTCTATTAGGGAGCATAGGCACGAGACGTTTCTGAGCCAAGAACGGCAACCAAAAGTGAacagttttcctttttaacctgCCTTGACACAGCAACATTTATGtttccaagtatcttttctcttcTAGTGACACCTAGTctaaaaatctgagagacactactttcctggcatgcgaaatgtttttttcggcTTTCCGTGTACGGTTCAAGAACGCCTCGCGCGCTTAAGCCATTGACTGCTGGGGGTGAGCCTGGGGaaggaggggaaggggggggggggggtccctGTAGTGCCTGAGGAGTTCACGGGTTAAGgagtcaaaaactatgtcccctccattaacccaGTGATTCCcactgggagtgagacttaacagattttactttgtctaacggtTAGCAGGGGTTTCATCAGTTAGAAGCCGGTCACCAGCGGTATATCGCCGTCTGTTTGTcagacaatagggagctttagcaacgacgacgggaacggcaaccagaacgtcatgtaaaaacataaattcacgttattgcgatcacttcgcgactattccaagccttttaatatgacaaaggtgtttcagtccctcaggaatgaaaccgtcaCGAGCGGCGCttcatttaggggagaaaaatgaaaatttatctccaggtgctgacgttctccataacaattcaaacttggtaattccacgttgttgctttgctgacgacggcaaagaaatggacaaaaatgaaaaacgcacgtgcagagcgtgcaaagctattgtttttgcccactaaatatgcaaatttgtgacgttctcgttgccgtcgccgttgtcgttgctaaagctccctatttgcTTCTCACCGTcagctactctgccttgatttgcaatcaaacccttgtaaaagacaagcCCGCTTACATTGATTAGCCACGGaatctacttcaaaagttattgaaacccctccATTCAGCTTCCTAGGAGTGGTCAAAAACTTTATCATGCATAATAACAGCTTTTTGTATGAAGTCTGCAGAAATAGATTATTGTTTCAAAGGATATGAGGTCAACCAATTGACTGTGAGTCTTATCCCACATACACAGCTGAGCAACCAACTTCTGTCGTAAGATTTCTTTTTCCGTAAGGCCTATGAATACAAAAGAGAATCTACCTTGAAAAAGCTCTTGAAACCCAAATAAGAAATTACGGTAACCCTTTGTCTCCCGAAAGTGATTGACATAAATTTTATCCTCACAAGCTGAATACATTGTTGAGCAGAATGGCgacgagaataaagaaatttatcaccggagttttttttttttttctagatatATGAAAATTCCCATGCCTGACACAAAAAGAAATGTAAGGCAGTCAGTAGGGAGAATTAACATTCAgatcttgggaatgaaaggATAGTGGTTGTTTTGAAGAGAaatgaaagcatacaaaggatTTTTAACTTAAATATTAAGGTGGGAAGTTGATTTTGGaagttgaaatttaaattgacgtATCGAACATTTTTTCCTGTCTTCACGCAAATTTTTGGTCTTAAAAGTGATTTTAGCAGTCAATATGGGCTGAGAGCATTTCACCGCCACAAACGTCATGGCCGctacattagggagcttaagcaacgacaacggcgacggcaacgagaacgtcacgaatttgcatatttagtgggtaaaaacaatagcttcgcacgccctgcacgtgcgtttttcacttttgtccatttcgttgccgtcgtcagcaaaacaacaacgtgaaatagccaagtttttggttttaagaagaacgtcagcacttgaggataaattttcattttctctcctaaaatggagtgccgttccgactggtgttatctttgaggaattaccacacccttgtcatattaaaaacgttgaaatagtcacaaagcgattaaaataacgcaaatttatattttgagatgactttctcgttgcccgtcgccgttgttgttgcttaagctccctattaagcCCACAATTCCGAACCTTTCAAAGTGGGAAAAACTTAGTGAACTAAGCTGAAATAATTTCTGAAATCTAAAACAATCGAAGGATGAATacaaaaaaagattatttttggACTTCCATCTGCCTTTAATGGTGGTTCAACGAAGGAGACTCTTTGCAAAGAAAGTGGTGAAAGATGGCAGTTACACATGACTTAATTCTTTGCAAAACGAAGGTAGAAGAAgagactgaattttaatgctTTCATGATAAGCAGTAATCTGGAGTTTGCAGTTTGCCATTTCACGTAAAGGCAATGCTAAATCTTTCTATTCACCACTATGTTCTCACAGTTG containing:
- the LOC137988480 gene encoding uncharacterized protein isoform X1, whose amino-acid sequence is MAGDLNSRKITTLLDESLIEELTDWLTVNNGEIVRVEKPRKKNPTPVSEENESAENTAATCVELQRELIRQEIETRPQNPPHIDEAHATVAHEMCLYCRCPVCVLFSETLPARLRAFGLPRMTNHTKRKGDYRSFYTILNRRGL